AATTATTATTTGATCTACATGTGTTGCAACAGCTCCCACACCAGCTGCGCCAAAACCGATTTTGACAATAGGAAACTGTATTAATTCTTTATTTTCACCTGCAATCGTCCTAATTTTATCTAAATGCATTACATCATTGATATTAGGGGTTACAGGTATCAACACAAAATCAGCGTTCTTTAGAGCAAATTTAGAGAGTTCATTAGCACTAGGATGGCAATCTATTATCAGCCAGTCTGTTGAAATATTAAAATGTTCCTCTTTTAGTGGGTCAGTGCGTACAGTTAATAAATTTTTGAAGCTGACATTATCTTTCAAATGGGACATATAGTAAGAAAAATTTTGTTGTTCGTCCTGATCAAAAGCTACGACATTTTGTTTATGCATAAGAGCAATTTGAGTCAATATTATCGCCCATGTTGTTTTGCCGACTCCGCCTTTAAGATTGAAACAAGCCACTTTTATAGCCACGCAAATAACCTCCTGATTGATTAATGAATTTATGAAAGTTGAATAAGTTCTTGAGATAAAAATATTATAACATTGACTCGAAAATTTGAAAATATAA
This sequence is a window from Synergistaceae bacterium. Protein-coding genes within it:
- a CDS encoding ParA family protein, which translates into the protein MAIKVACFNLKGGVGKTTWAIILTQIALMHKQNVVAFDQDEQQNFSYYMSHLKDNVSFKNLLTVRTDPLKEEHFNISTDWLIIDCHPSANELSKFALKNADFVLIPVTPNINDVMHLDKIRTIAGENKELIQFPIVKIGFGAAGVGAVATHVDQIIIDMGFAPAVIGNTLYYKLITKNLYCVPRKWWSVGLSANQREPFENIYTELLHRYNQLSAIRNKNKNWDATGE